From Salipiger profundus, a single genomic window includes:
- a CDS encoding EAL domain-containing protein yields MKRGRTDMHNHNALDMAIAARDARIVDTVRAAIRHEDVLLAFQPVVQAQRPGSIAFHEGLVRVLDETGRVVPAAEFIVQVEELEEGRILDCLALEMGLDELAQEPGLRLAINMSARSIGYPRWRRSLTDTICGNPTVAERLILEISEASAMLVPELVTSFMAEMQRQGVSFAMDNFGAGYTALRHLRTFSFDVLKIAAPFIRGIATDPDNQVLTRAILAMAEQFDMFTVAESVETAADAQVLTEMGVDCLQGYFFGAPTVRPAWRDTPAQRAEA; encoded by the coding sequence ATGAAGAGGGGGCGGACCGACATGCACAACCACAACGCCCTCGACATGGCGATCGCCGCGCGCGATGCGCGGATCGTCGATACCGTGCGCGCGGCGATCCGGCATGAAGACGTGCTGCTTGCCTTCCAGCCTGTCGTCCAGGCGCAGCGGCCCGGCAGCATCGCGTTTCACGAGGGCCTCGTGCGTGTGCTGGACGAGACCGGCCGCGTCGTCCCGGCCGCCGAGTTCATCGTGCAGGTTGAAGAGCTGGAAGAGGGGCGCATCCTCGACTGCCTCGCGCTCGAGATGGGGCTGGATGAGCTCGCGCAGGAACCCGGGCTTCGCCTTGCGATCAACATGTCGGCGCGGTCCATCGGCTATCCGCGCTGGAGACGCAGCCTCACCGACACCATCTGCGGGAACCCGACCGTCGCAGAGCGCCTGATTCTCGAGATTTCCGAGGCATCCGCCATGCTCGTGCCCGAGCTCGTGACAAGCTTCATGGCCGAGATGCAGCGACAGGGGGTTTCCTTTGCCATGGATAATTTCGGCGCAGGCTATACCGCGCTGCGCCATCTCAGGACCTTCAGCTTCGACGTCCTGAAGATCGCAGCCCCATTCATACGCGGCATCGCGACCGACCCTGACAACCAGGTTCTCACGCGCGCGATCCTCGCGATGGCCGAGCAGTTCGACATGTTCACCGTCGCCGAATCCGTTGAAACCGCAGCCGATGCACAGGTCCTGACGGAGATGGGGGTCGATTGCCTGCAGGGCTATTTCTTCGGTGCGCCCACCGTTCGACCGGCCTGGCGCGATACGCCTGCGCAGCGCGCCGAGGCCTGA
- the rpsD gene encoding 30S ribosomal protein S4, which translates to MTKRTSAKYKLDRRMGENIWGRPKSPVNRREYGPGQHGQRRKGKMSDFGLQLRAKQKLKGHYGDLTEKQFRRIFADAERRRGDTGEILIGLLESRLDAVVYRAKFVPTVFAARQFVNHGHVLVNGKKVNIPSYRVKEGDVIEVREKSKQNAAVLEAVQLPERDVPDYIEADHSKMTATFVRTPALADVPFAVQMEPNLVIEFYAQN; encoded by the coding sequence GTGACCAAACGCACGTCTGCCAAGTACAAACTCGATCGCCGCATGGGCGAGAACATCTGGGGCCGTCCGAAGTCCCCCGTCAACCGCCGTGAATACGGCCCCGGCCAGCACGGCCAGCGCCGCAAGGGCAAGATGTCCGACTTCGGCCTGCAGCTCCGCGCCAAGCAGAAGCTCAAGGGCCACTACGGCGACCTGACCGAGAAGCAGTTCCGCCGCATCTTCGCAGACGCCGAGCGTCGCCGCGGCGACACCGGTGAGATCCTCATCGGCCTGCTTGAATCGCGCCTCGACGCTGTCGTCTACCGTGCCAAGTTCGTTCCGACCGTCTTCGCGGCGCGTCAGTTCGTGAACCACGGCCACGTGCTCGTGAACGGCAAGAAGGTGAACATCCCCTCCTACCGCGTGAAAGAGGGTGACGTCATCGAGGTTCGCGAGAAGTCGAAGCAGAACGCCGCCGTTCTCGAGGCCGTCCAGCTGCCCGAGCGCGACGTGCCCGACTACATCGAGGCCGACCACTCCAAGATGACCGCGACCTTCGTGCGCACCCCGGCCCTCGCCGACGTGCCCTTCGCGGTCCAGATGGAACCGAACCTCGTCATCGAATTCTACGCGCAGAACTGA